From Macaca fascicularis isolate 582-1 chromosome 14, T2T-MFA8v1.1, a single genomic window includes:
- the MRPL17 gene encoding large ribosomal subunit protein bL17m isoform X2, with protein MHCGPVLEKLDWHLVFLLGWIRDVMSSQLIDYGKLGDTNERAMRMADFWLTEKDLIPKLFQVLAPRYKDQNGGYTRMLQIPNRSLDRAKMAVIEYKGNCLPPLPLPRRDSHLTLLNQLLQGLRQDLSQSQEASNHSSHTAQTPRI; from the exons ATGCATTGCGGTCCGGTATTAGAGAAATTAGATTGGCACCTTGTTTTCTTGCTCGGTTGGATCCGTGATGTTATGTCCTCACAGCTCATCGACTATGGGAAGCTGGGAGACACCAACGAACGAGCCATGCGCATGGCTGACTTCTGGCTCACA GAGAAAGACTTGATCCCAAAGCTGTTTCAAGTTCTGGCCCCTCGATACAAAGATCAAAATGGGGGCTACACAAGAATGCTGCAGATCCCAAATCGGAGTTTGGATCGGGCCAAAATGGCAGTGATCGAGTATAAAGGGAActgcctcccacccctgcctctgcctcgcAGAGACAGCCACCTTACACTCCTAAACCAGCTGCTGCAGGGTTTGCGGCAGGACCTCAGCCAGAGCCAGGAAGCAAGCAACCACAGCTCCCACACAGCTCAAACACCAAGGATTTAA
- the MRPL17 gene encoding large ribosomal subunit protein bL17m isoform X1, with the protein MRLSVAAAISHGRVFRRLGLGPESRIHLLRNLLTGLVRHERIEAPWARVDEMRGYAEKLIDYGKLGDTNERAMRMADFWLTEKDLIPKLFQVLAPRYKDQNGGYTRMLQIPNRSLDRAKMAVIEYKGNCLPPLPLPRRDSHLTLLNQLLQGLRQDLSQSQEASNHSSHTAQTPRI; encoded by the exons ATGCGGCTGTCGGTCGCTGCAGCCATCTCCCATGGCCGCGTATTTCGCCGTCTGGGCCTCGGTCCCGAGTCCCGCATCCATCTGTTGCGGAACTTGCTCACAGGGCTGGTGCGGCACGAACGCATCGAGGCACCATGGGCGCGTGTGGACGAGATGAGGGGCTACGCGGAGAAG CTCATCGACTATGGGAAGCTGGGAGACACCAACGAACGAGCCATGCGCATGGCTGACTTCTGGCTCACA GAGAAAGACTTGATCCCAAAGCTGTTTCAAGTTCTGGCCCCTCGATACAAAGATCAAAATGGGGGCTACACAAGAATGCTGCAGATCCCAAATCGGAGTTTGGATCGGGCCAAAATGGCAGTGATCGAGTATAAAGGGAActgcctcccacccctgcctctgcctcgcAGAGACAGCCACCTTACACTCCTAAACCAGCTGCTGCAGGGTTTGCGGCAGGACCTCAGCCAGAGCCAGGAAGCAAGCAACCACAGCTCCCACACAGCTCAAACACCAAGGATTTAA